Within the Arthrobacter sp. Marseille-P9274 genome, the region GTGCTCGTCGAAGCCCAGCGCCCGCAGCGACACCGCCAGCTGCACGCCGGACTGGCTCGCCCCGACGATCAGCAGCCCGGTGCGCACGGCGCCGTCGGCGACGGTGCCATCCGCAGCTGCGGAGTGTGCCGCCGTCGTGCTTGTCTTGGTGGCATCCATGGTCAGACCTGGGCTTCCGGGGTGGTCACGTAAAGGTCCGTGTCCTCGGCCAGGCGCAGCTGGCAGGACAGGCGCGAGTTGTCCTCGCGGTCAACGACGGTGCCGTAGAGCATCTCGTCCTCCATCTCCTCCATCTCGGGGAGCTGGTCGAGGCAGTCCTCGCGGACGAAGACGTGGCAGGTGGCGCAGGACAGCGAGCCGCCGCATTCGGCGACGATGCCGGGCACGCCGTTGCGCACCGCGGTCTCCATGACCGAGTCGCCGATGTTGCCTTCAATGTCGCGGACGGCGCCTTCAGCGTCGGTGAAATGAACCGTAGGCATGGGGATCTCCTTCTCGGTTGTGTAGGTCTAGATGAACTGCCGGCCGCCGTCGACCACCAGGGTCTGGCCGGTGATGTAGGAGGAGTCGGGTCCGGCGAGGAACAGCGCGGCGCCGACGATGTCTTCGGGCTGGCTGGCCCGCTTCAGGGCGCCGCGGTCCACGCCGTAGTTCTCCGCGTTCTCCATCAGCGAGTAGCTGGCCTCGGTGAGCGTGAAGCCCGGGGCGATCGCGTTGACGGTGATGCCGCGCCGGCCGAGTTCCTTGGCCAGCACCCGGGTCATCGCGACCACGCCGCCCTTCGAGGCCACGTAGTGCAGCCACTGCTCCGAGCCGGAGAAGATCGTCGCCGAGGAGAGGTTGATGACGCGGCCGCCCTCGGCCAGGTACTTGCTCGCGGCGCGGGTGACCAGCCACGGGCCCTTGAGGTTCACGTTCATCACCAGGTCCCACTCGTCCGGGTCGATCTCCTCGAACGGGCTGCGGGTCACGGTGGCGTAGATCGCGGCGTTATTAAGGACGACGTCGATCCCTCCGTTGCCGAATTCGGCGCACCTTTCGGCGAGGACCCTGGTGGATTCGGCGCTGGTGACGTCGGCCTCGAAGGCTGCCGCCTCAGCACCCGTCTCGCGGACGAGGCGGGCGGTCTCCTCTGCGCCGGCGAGGTTCACGTCCGCCACCGCCACGCGGTAGCCGCGGCCGGCGAAGCCGAGGGCGAAGGCCCGGCCGAGTCCGCCGGCGGCGCCGGTGATCAGCACCGTGCGCGCGCTGTGCGCTCCGGGGGCGGTCGGGGTGGTTTCCTGCGTCATGTCAGATCTTTCGGTAGGGGCCGGACCGGGGCGATGGGGGTGCCGCCCCGGTCCGGCGGGGAACGCCTGGCCGCTTGGGGGAACGGCTCAGACGTGGCTGTGGCTGTGCGCGCCCGGGCCGGCGATGGCCGGTTCGCCGGCTTCCTCGGCGTCCAGGATCTGGACGGTGCCCTTGGTGCCGTCCACCCGGAGCCGCTGGCCGGTCTTGATCGTGGTGGAGCCGGAGCCGGTGCCGGTGACCGCCGGCAGGCCGTACTCGCGGCAGACGATCGCGGCGTGGCTCATCATGCCGCCGATGTCGGTGACCGTGGCCTTGATCTTGCCGAAGATCGGGCCCCAGCTCGGGGCGGTCACGGTCGCGACCAGGATCTCGCCGGGCTGGACCTCGGAGAGCTGGTCCGAGTCCGTCACGACGCGGGCCAGGCCCTCGACCACGCCCGGGGAGGCCGCCATGCCGCGCAGGCCGCCGCCTTCGACCTCCTCGCCGGCACCCAGCCACTGCTGGACCTGCTCGGTGGTGATGCCCCAGAGCATCCGGGTGAACGGTTCGGTGATGGAGGCCGGCGGGGTGTTCAGCGCCGGCTGCGGGCGGGCCGTCTTGAGCGCGTCGATGATGCCCCGGCGCCGCTCGATCTCTTCCGGCCAGTAGGTCGGGCCGATCGGCTGCGCGCCGACCCCCCACCCGGTGACCAGGTCGAAGAGCGCGTCGCGGACCTCGTTGCGGCCCAGATAGAGCAGGTCCTCCGGCTCGTTCCAGAACCCCTCGGCGTGCATCATCCGGGAGAGCTCGCGGATCTTGCGCCAGAACACGCCCATGGTCCAGTGCTCGATGTAGAAGTTGTGGTTCTCCACGTACGGGTACGCGGTGGCGGCCAGCTGGCGCTTGGCGTCGAAGAGGGCCTGGGTCTCGCCCTCGAGCAGGTCGCGGTACTCCTCGACGATGCGGTCCTTCTCGGCGATGAGCTCCTCGGTGGGCCGCATGATCTCCTGGCCCTCGTCGAGCCGGCGGATGTAGTCGGCGATGTAGCCGAGCGGGATCTCCTGGTGTTCCTTCCAGTACTTGTCGTGGCCGTAGAAGCCGTTGCCCACCGTGAAGTTGAACCACGGGTCCTGGGCTTCCTCATACTGGCTGATCCACCGCTCTCCCCCGCCCGAGGCGCGGACCGCGCCCAGGGTCGCTTCGACGTCGTCGGTGTTGGCGAACGCGGACTGGATGCCCAGCTCCACGGCCAGCTTGGCCAGCTGCTTGAGCTCGTCGTCCGGGCGGAACAGCTCCATGTCCACGCCCTGGACCATGGTCGCGATCGACTGGTCCGGGATGTTCGGGAAGACTTCCTTGCAGAAGTTGAAGAAGTCCAGGTAGGCGATGTAGCCCAGGTTCAGGAACTCGAAGTGGTACTGCCAGTTCTGGTAGGCCAGCTGAATCAGCCGGTCGTAGTTCTCCAGCAGCACCTCCGAGCCGTCCTTGGCCTTGCCGGTGGTGATGTCCTCCATCGGGACCATGTCGGGCAGCTTGTTGAAGGACAGCGTCTCCATCTCGTCGATCGTGCCGCGGACCTTGACGTGCCACTGCTTGAGCAGCTCTTCCCAGTTCTGGAAGTAGTGGCCGACGCGCTGTTCGAACAGCGGCACGCGCGCGGCGATCTTCTCCTCCGGGACCGGGATCGGCGACATGTACAGGTAGCCCAGGTGGATGCGGAACTCGATCCCGTTGGCGTTCGGGATCATCAGGTGCCGGGCGTTGTACTGGCCCAGGCACTTGACCGCGAACTCGCCGCCGATCGTCTCGAACGGCTTGAAGACCGTGGGCCAGTGCTGGCTATCGCAGAACCAGAACTTCGCGTCCTCGGCCTCCTTGAGCTTGTCCTGGAAAACCAGGTAGTACGGGTACAGCTTCTCCCAGCCCTCGGCGCCGGCGGGAACCGGCAGCTCGGAAGGCTTCGGGAACGACTTCATGGACATGGGCGTCCTTTCGGTGCGGGCTCGGCGTCGGGCCCTGGCTGGCAAACTTGCAGTGCAGTGGTGCTGTGGTTCGACGGTGCTGGTCGGTCGGTGCTGCTCACCCGGTGCTGCTCAGGCGGTGGTCTTGAGCAGCGAGGCGGTGATGCTGCCCAGGCTGAAGCCGGTGCCCGCGGCCGGGGTTCCGGATCCGGCGGTTCCGGCGGTTCCAGCGGGGACCGCGCCGAACGCAGCCGCGTAGCCGCCGGTGGAGGCCTTGGGCGCGGCCGGCTTGGAGGAGTGCACGGTTTCCGGGCGGGACTGCAGCAGCAGCAGGTTCTCGCCGTCGGGCAGGTCCTCGTCCAGCGCCCACTCGATGTCCTGCGGGCACTTGTAGTGCTTCTCCGCACGCTTGGCCATCGAGGCAACCGCGAGCAGTTCGTCGTCGCTCAGGCTGCGGCGACCGCGGCGATCCTCGTCGACCTCGCGCTCCACCAGGGTGTGGGCGGAGCGGTCCGGGACCAGTTCGGCATGCTTGTCGCCGAGGTGTTCGCTGACGACGGCGAGCGTCACCTTGTCTAGCACGATGTTGTCCGGCGTGACCTGCCCGGAGACGACCATCTCGCCGACGCCGTAGGACGAGTCGATGGTGATCTTCGAGCGGTCGCCGTTGGCCGGGTCGAGGGTCATCGCGACCCCGGACACCTTCGAGTTGACCATCTTCTGGACCACGACGGCCATCGACAGGCCTTCGTTGGGGATCCCGTTCTTCAGCCGGTAAATGATGGCGCGGGCGGTGAAGAGCGAGGCCCAGCACTGCCGGATGTGCTCCGTGACGGCCTTGGCCCCTTCGAGCCACAGGTAGGTGTCCTGCTGGCCGGCGAAGGAGGCATCGGGCAGGTCTTCGGCGGTGGCGCTGGAGCGGACCGCCACCGGGACGGCTTCCTCGAACCGGGCCATCAGGGCCTCGTAGGCGGCCAGGGTCTGGGCCCGCAGGCTCTCCGGCACGGGCTTGGAGCAGATGTCGGCGCGGATGCCGGCCGAGACCTTCTCCATCTCGGCGACGTCTTCCGGGTCCAGGCCTTCCAAGAGGTCGTGGATCTCCTGCGTGATGCCGGCCTCGGACATGAACTCGTCGAACGCCGCGGTGGTGACGACGAAGCCGGGAGGGACCGGCATGCCGGCCGAGGTCATGGTGACCAGGGACGAGCCCTTGCCGCCGAGCGCCTCAAGCGTGGGCTCGATGCCGCCGTCGAAGAACTGGATGTACTGGTTGCTTTCCATGGTGCTTAGGCCTCCCAAGCCACGGGGACGGATTCGGGAACGCGGAAGGAGAGGTTCTCGCGGAACTCGATCGCTTCCGGGTGGTCCAGCTTCAGGTTGGGTGCCAGCCGGACGATTTCCTCCAGCGCGATCTTCGCCTGGAGTTTGGCGAGCATGTTGCCGAGGCAGTAGTGGATGCCGTAGCCGAAGGAGAGATGCTCGCGGGCATTGGGGCGGGAGATGTCGAACTCCTCGCCGCCGGTGAAGCGGGTCTCGTCGCGGTTGGCCGAGCCCATCAGCAGCAGCAGGCCGGCGCCCTCCGGGATCTTGACTCCGCCGACCTCGGCGTCCTTCAGCGCCTTGCGGCGCCAGCCGACGATGGAACCGGCGTAGCGCAGGACCTCGTCGATCGCGGCCGGGATCTTCTTGGGATCCGCCACCAGCTGCTGCCACTGCTCCGGGTGGGCCAGCAGTACGCGCACGGCGTTGGAGATCAGCGTGGTGGTGGTCTCGTGGCCAGCGAACAGCATGCTGTAGAGGACCGAGGCGATTTCGTGGTCGGTGATCTCGGCGCCGTCCTGCTGGGCCTTCACGAGGTCCGCGGTGAGGTTGTCGCCGCCCTCCTCGTGGGCCACGCGGACCAGCCGCTGGCATTCCTGCCAGTACTCGACCAGGTTGTGCGCGTGCGGGATCTGCTCCTCGTCGGACAGGTCGCCCCAGGTCATCGCTGCGCGCGAGTCGCTCCAGCGCTTGAACTTATCCACCTGCTCCACGTCGGCGCCGATCAGCGTCAGGATCGTGACGGTGGGGACGTCGTACGCGAGGTCGCGGAAGATGTCGCCGCGGCCCTCCGGGTTGGCCAGCATCCGTTCCAGCTGGTCCACGACGTTCTGCCGGATGAACGGCTCCAGCACCTTGAACCGGCGCGGGGTGAAGGCCTTCTGGACCACGGAACGGATCCGGGTGTGCTCCGGCGGGCGCCGGGCGGAGAGGCCGGAGTAGGCGGTGAATCCGCCCTCTTCCATGATCTTCTTGGCATCCGGGCCGCGCTCGCGCACCGGCGCCTGGGCGTTCTCGCTGGAGAAGGTCTCCCAGTCGTCGAAGACAGCCTTAATGTCGTCGTAGCGCGTGACCACGTAGTAGCCGATGCGCTCGTCGAACATAACCGGCTGCTCTGCCCTGAGTTCGGCGTAGGCCGGGAACGGGTCCTTCATCTGGAACGGCTGGTAGCCGTGGTGCCCCGCGGGGGCCTCGGCGCCGTGGCCGAACGGGCAACGGGGGGCCGTCTCAGTCGAGGGTGACATCTGTGCTCCTTGGATATCGTCTCCCGCTTCCGGCAGGGGATGCCGTCGGCGGTTCGTTCGCTATCCAGTGTTGCGCATATCACCCTGAGATGCGCACCACAGCCTTCCACTGAGTAGAAACCGGATTACCGGGTGGCAGCTTGGCTGTGCGGCGGGTTCAGCGCCGGCTCAGGCCCAGCAGCGATTCCAGCGGGATGTGCGCCGTCGCCCGTTCGATCTGGGCGGACACTCCCCTCAGGACCGGCAGATGCCGGGTCATCGAGGCCGCCTGCGCCGAGGCCAGTACCAGCCCGAGGCCGGCCCCGATCCTCTTCGTGTGGAACACCGGGACTGCGATCGAGCAGGACCCCAGCCGCACCTCCTCCAGGGTGGTGGCGTAGCCCTGCTCGCGGATCTGCACCAGTTCCTCGGCCAGCCGGCGTGGATTGGTGTGCGTATGCGCAGTGGCCTGCTCCAGCTCGCGGTGCAGGTACGCATCGCGGACCCACACCTCTTCGTAGGCCAGGATCACCTTGCCCACCGCTGTCGCGTGCATGGGCAGCCGACCGCCGACCCGGGAGGCACGCGGCACCCGCTTGGTCCCGTAGATGCGCTCGATGTAGAGCACCTCGTTGCCGGCCCGGACGGCCAGCTGCGAGGTCTCGCCGGTCAGCGAGAAGAGGTCCTGCACGAACGGCCGCGCGGCCTCGCGCAGCTGCCGTCCTGTGTTCTGTGCCAGTTCCCAGACCCGGATGCCCAGCTGGTACCGGCCAGTGGCGCTGCGGGAGAGGAAGCCCCAGTCGGTGAGTTCGGCGACCAGCCGGTGCGTCGTGCTCAGCGGCAGCCCGGAGCCCTCGGCAATTTCGGTCAGGCTCAGGGCGCCGCGGGACTTCTCGAACGCCTCCAGAACAGCGAGGACCTTGGACGTCACCGTCCTCCCGGGTTCCCGGTTTCCGCCCGCCACGCAGCCTCCTCTCCGTCGCCGTTTTCGCCGGCACCGACGAGTCTAGCCGCGCCCACAGTGTCCCGGCGCGGCAAGCGGACGGAACGATTGGTCGCCGGCCGGAGGGCTCCGCGACTCGAAGGCGGAAGACGGCCCGCGGATCAGCTTCCGGCCAGCAGGTCCTGCCGTTCGGGCCACTGCGTCACGGACTCCAGCGCAGAGAGAGCGCGGGCGATCGTCGCGGCCTCCTCGGTGAACAGGTGCCCGTGCACCCGCTGGCTGCACAGCCGCAGGGCCTGTCCGCGCTCCAGCCCGAACCACTCCATGACGGTGTCGATGCCGTGCGGGCTCAGCCGCCAGGTTTTGTCCGAATCCTTCACGATGGCGTCCTCGATGGACAGCGCCTCTTTGCGCGAGTCATGGCCGTCGATGATCTCCAGGATCTGCGGCACGCGCGCGGCGTCCCAGCCGACCTGCTCGAGGATCCCCGCGGCCAGCCGGGCGCCTTCCTTCTCGTGCAGCAGCACCAGGTCCGGCCTCCCGCCGCCTGGCGCGATGGCCGCCAGCACTTCCTCCGGCGGCACCCGGGACCAGCCGACATCGTGCAGCATCATCGCGGGAAGCACGACGGCGGCATCCGCCTCGGGGTGCGCGTGCAGCAGGGTGCGGGCCAGGCCCAGGGCGTAGAGCGTGTGCGCGTCGTTGTCCCGGACCGCCAGCAGCGGCGCCGCCAGCTTCCACACCCTCGCCAGCTCGGGCTCCAGCGCGATGACGCCGTCCGGCTCTTCCTCGATGCCAGCAGACACGTCGCCGCCGAAGTGGTTCGCCGATGGCCTCATCTTCGTCATGCTCCCACCGTGGCCCTGCAGGGCGCCGCCGCGCAAGCGCCCTCTTCCGCTGGCCGGAAGGCGGCGGACTACAGGCCATAGGCCGTGGGGTGCCGCGGCTCGTACAGCAGGATGTCCTCCGCCCCGGGCAGCTGCAGCATCACTCCGACACCGAAGCCCATATCCTCGGGCCCGCAGGTAAAGGCCGCGCCCCGGCCGGCCAGCTCGCCCATGGTCACGGACAGGTCATCGCACATGAGCGCAATCCGGTGCCCGGGCGGGTGCGAATACTCCTCGCCTTCCCACATCCCGACCGTCGGATGCACGCCCAGCTCGCCCGGACCGGTCCGGAAGATCAGCCAGCCGGCCCCGGAAGAAGGATCCTCCACCGAGGGCCATTGCAGCACGTCCCTCAGGAAGGTTCGGGTAGCCTCCGCGTCCTCGGAGTAGATCAGAGCGTGCACTGCCGTGATCATCCCGGCCTCGCCTACTTGGGGGCCATGCGGATGGCGCCGTCCAGCCGGATGGTCTCGCCGTTGAGCATGGCGTTGTCGACGATGTGGGCCGCGAGGCTGGCGTACTCCGCAGGCCGGCCGAGCCGGGAGGGGTGCGGGACCTGGTGCCCGAGCGACTCCTGGGCCTCCTGCGGCAGGCCGGCCATCATCGGCGTTTCGAAGATGCCGGGAGCGATGGTGACCACCCGGATCAGCGAGCGCGCAAATTCGCGGGCGAGCGGCAGGGTCATGGCCGCCACGCCGCCTTTCGATGCCGCATAGGCGGGCTGGCCGATCTGCCCGTCGAACGCCGCCACGGAGGCGGTGTTGACGATGACGCCGCGCTCGGGGCCACCGAGTCTGGTGGCGACCGGCTCGGTCTCCGCCATCGCGGCGGCCGCCAGGCGGACCACGTTGAAGGTGCCGATCAGGTTGATCTGCACCACCCGGGCGAAGTCGGCCAGCGGCAGCACCCCGTTGCGCCCGAGCACCTTCCCGGGCGTCCCCACGCCGGCGCAGTTGACCACCACGCGCAACGGCCCGAGTCCCGCGGCCGCATCGACCGCGGCCTGCACGTCCGCTTCACTCGTCACATCCGCGGGCGCGAACACCGCACGCTCGCCGAGTTCCTTCGCGTAAGCCTCGCCAGCGGATTGCGGCAGGTCCACCAGCACCACGGAGGCACCGCCGTCGTACAGCCGCCGGGCGGTCGCGGCACCTAGGCCCGACGCGCCTCCGGTGATCAGGGCTACGGCTCCGGTCAGCTCCAAGATTCCTCCTCGCTCGGCGGTCCCGGCCGTTTCGGACGGCCGCACTGCCAGCATAGTGTGGCCCGTCCCACGATTCCGGCAGGCTCAGGATCCGGCCGGAAGCCGGCGCCAGCGAACCGGGCCCCGGACAAGGCCCAATGCCCCTCCGGCGGGCCGCGGCCGGCCGCTAGGGTGGGACCATGGCTGCCGAAATCCGTCCGCCCGCTCCTGGCGCATCCGTCACGACCCGTGCCTCCGGCCGCGCGGACGAGGCCGCGGGCGCCGTCATCGGCCATTTCGGCCACCGCCTCTTCGGCCTTCCTTTCACGCACATCGGCGCCGTGCGCCGTCCGGAGGGCGGGCTCTGGCCGTTCGGGCGGCCGTGGCACTACTGGTGGCAGGCCCACTACCTGGACTGCCTGGTGGACGCGGGCTGGCGGGAGATGGAGCGGGGCCAGTATTACGACGTCGGCTTCGACGCGGGGGCCCTCGGCGCGCGACTCCTGCGCACCATCCGGCTGCGCAACCTGCTGAACTTCACGAACTCCTACTACGACGACATGGCCTGGCTGGCCCTCGCGGCCGGGCGCCTCGACGCGCTGGCGGAGGCGGCCGGGAAGCCGCGCCGCCTCAACCGGGCTGCGCTGCGCGCGCTCCGTCCGGCGCTCGAATCGGCGCACACCGAAGATCTGGGCGGCGGCCTGTTCTGGAGCACCCAGCGGGACTTCAAGAACGTCCCGGCGACGGCCCCGGCGGCGCTGTTCTTCGCCCGCTCCGGCCAGGGGGAGCGCGCCGAGGCGCTCGTGGACTGGCTGCGGGAGAAACTGTACGACGGCGGTGCCGGGCTTTACCTCGACGGGCTGCGGATGGCGGGCGGCGAGGCGGTGATGGTGTCCGACATCTACACCTACAACCAGGGGCCGGTGCTCGGGGCGCTGCTGGAGCTCGGCCGGCCGCAGGACCTGGACCATGCTGCGGGGCTGATCGACGCTGTCGCCGGGCAGTTGACGGTGCGGCACGAGGGCAGGCCGGTGCTGCGCACGCACGGGGATGGGGACGGCGGGCTCTTCACCGGCATCCTGGCCCGCTACCTGGCGCTGGCCGCGAACTCGGCCCGGCTGCCCGAGGCCACGCGGACGCTCGCCCGGTCGCTGGTGGCGAACACCGCGGACGGGTTCTGGGCCGGCCGCCGGATCGAGAACCACCGCAGCTGGGAGGTGCTGGTCTTCGCCAAGGATCCGGCGCTAGCGGCCAAGACGTCCTACCCGCCCGGGGAACCCGTGGAGCTATCCACGCAGCTGCAGGCCTGGATGGTGCTGGAGGCCGCCGCCACGCTTGCTTAACGTCATTACGTAACATCCGTGTTGTGTATTGAGTGTGCGGTAGTCCACAATGGCCGGGCAAGCAAAGGCTTGCCTTACTTCCGCAGCGGCGCCCGGCCGGGCCCGCGCGGCCCGCATTCCCGAAAGGCTTTCCATGAAGATCCGCTTCCCGAAGTTGCCTGCCGCGGCCATCGCCGCGGCGGCGGCCC harbors:
- a CDS encoding IclR family transcriptional regulator, whose amino-acid sequence is MAGGNREPGRTVTSKVLAVLEAFEKSRGALSLTEIAEGSGLPLSTTHRLVAELTDWGFLSRSATGRYQLGIRVWELAQNTGRQLREAARPFVQDLFSLTGETSQLAVRAGNEVLYIERIYGTKRVPRASRVGGRLPMHATAVGKVILAYEEVWVRDAYLHRELEQATAHTHTNPRRLAEELVQIREQGYATTLEEVRLGSCSIAVPVFHTKRIGAGLGLVLASAQAASMTRHLPVLRGVSAQIERATAHIPLESLLGLSRR
- a CDS encoding PEP/pyruvate-binding domain-containing protein; this encodes MESNQYIQFFDGGIEPTLEALGGKGSSLVTMTSAGMPVPPGFVVTTAAFDEFMSEAGITQEIHDLLEGLDPEDVAEMEKVSAGIRADICSKPVPESLRAQTLAAYEALMARFEEAVPVAVRSSATAEDLPDASFAGQQDTYLWLEGAKAVTEHIRQCWASLFTARAIIYRLKNGIPNEGLSMAVVVQKMVNSKVSGVAMTLDPANGDRSKITIDSSYGVGEMVVSGQVTPDNIVLDKVTLAVVSEHLGDKHAELVPDRSAHTLVEREVDEDRRGRRSLSDDELLAVASMAKRAEKHYKCPQDIEWALDEDLPDGENLLLLQSRPETVHSSKPAAPKASTGGYAAAFGAVPAGTAGTAGSGTPAAGTGFSLGSITASLLKTTA
- a CDS encoding (2Fe-2S)-binding protein, whose amino-acid sequence is MPTVHFTDAEGAVRDIEGNIGDSVMETAVRNGVPGIVAECGGSLSCATCHVFVREDCLDQLPEMEEMEDEMLYGTVVDREDNSRLSCQLRLAEDTDLYVTTPEAQV
- a CDS encoding cytochrome P450; this translates as MSPSTETAPRCPFGHGAEAPAGHHGYQPFQMKDPFPAYAELRAEQPVMFDERIGYYVVTRYDDIKAVFDDWETFSSENAQAPVRERGPDAKKIMEEGGFTAYSGLSARRPPEHTRIRSVVQKAFTPRRFKVLEPFIRQNVVDQLERMLANPEGRGDIFRDLAYDVPTVTILTLIGADVEQVDKFKRWSDSRAAMTWGDLSDEEQIPHAHNLVEYWQECQRLVRVAHEEGGDNLTADLVKAQQDGAEITDHEIASVLYSMLFAGHETTTTLISNAVRVLLAHPEQWQQLVADPKKIPAAIDEVLRYAGSIVGWRRKALKDAEVGGVKIPEGAGLLLLMGSANRDETRFTGGEEFDISRPNAREHLSFGYGIHYCLGNMLAKLQAKIALEEIVRLAPNLKLDHPEAIEFRENLSFRVPESVPVAWEA
- a CDS encoding VOC family protein; the protein is MITAVHALIYSEDAEATRTFLRDVLQWPSVEDPSSGAGWLIFRTGPGELGVHPTVGMWEGEEYSHPPGHRIALMCDDLSVTMGELAGRGAAFTCGPEDMGFGVGVMLQLPGAEDILLYEPRHPTAYGL
- a CDS encoding glycoside hydrolase family 76 protein, coding for MAAEIRPPAPGASVTTRASGRADEAAGAVIGHFGHRLFGLPFTHIGAVRRPEGGLWPFGRPWHYWWQAHYLDCLVDAGWREMERGQYYDVGFDAGALGARLLRTIRLRNLLNFTNSYYDDMAWLALAAGRLDALAEAAGKPRRLNRAALRALRPALESAHTEDLGGGLFWSTQRDFKNVPATAPAALFFARSGQGERAEALVDWLREKLYDGGAGLYLDGLRMAGGEAVMVSDIYTYNQGPVLGALLELGRPQDLDHAAGLIDAVAGQLTVRHEGRPVLRTHGDGDGGLFTGILARYLALAANSARLPEATRTLARSLVANTADGFWAGRRIENHRSWEVLVFAKDPALAAKTSYPPGEPVELSTQLQAWMVLEAAATLA
- a CDS encoding SDR family NAD(P)-dependent oxidoreductase, producing the protein MELTGAVALITGGASGLGAATARRLYDGGASVVLVDLPQSAGEAYAKELGERAVFAPADVTSEADVQAAVDAAAGLGPLRVVVNCAGVGTPGKVLGRNGVLPLADFARVVQINLIGTFNVVRLAAAAMAETEPVATRLGGPERGVIVNTASVAAFDGQIGQPAYAASKGGVAAMTLPLAREFARSLIRVVTIAPGIFETPMMAGLPQEAQESLGHQVPHPSRLGRPAEYASLAAHIVDNAMLNGETIRLDGAIRMAPK
- a CDS encoding SDR family NAD(P)-dependent oxidoreductase — encoded protein: MTQETTPTAPGAHSARTVLITGAAGGLGRAFALGFAGRGYRVAVADVNLAGAEETARLVRETGAEAAAFEADVTSAESTRVLAERCAEFGNGGIDVVLNNAAIYATVTRSPFEEIDPDEWDLVMNVNLKGPWLVTRAASKYLAEGGRVINLSSATIFSGSEQWLHYVASKGGVVAMTRVLAKELGRRGITVNAIAPGFTLTEASYSLMENAENYGVDRGALKRASQPEDIVGAALFLAGPDSSYITGQTLVVDGGRQFI
- a CDS encoding PEP-utilizing enzyme, with translation MSMKSFPKPSELPVPAGAEGWEKLYPYYLVFQDKLKEAEDAKFWFCDSQHWPTVFKPFETIGGEFAVKCLGQYNARHLMIPNANGIEFRIHLGYLYMSPIPVPEEKIAARVPLFEQRVGHYFQNWEELLKQWHVKVRGTIDEMETLSFNKLPDMVPMEDITTGKAKDGSEVLLENYDRLIQLAYQNWQYHFEFLNLGYIAYLDFFNFCKEVFPNIPDQSIATMVQGVDMELFRPDDELKQLAKLAVELGIQSAFANTDDVEATLGAVRASGGGERWISQYEEAQDPWFNFTVGNGFYGHDKYWKEHQEIPLGYIADYIRRLDEGQEIMRPTEELIAEKDRIVEEYRDLLEGETQALFDAKRQLAATAYPYVENHNFYIEHWTMGVFWRKIRELSRMMHAEGFWNEPEDLLYLGRNEVRDALFDLVTGWGVGAQPIGPTYWPEEIERRRGIIDALKTARPQPALNTPPASITEPFTRMLWGITTEQVQQWLGAGEEVEGGGLRGMAASPGVVEGLARVVTDSDQLSEVQPGEILVATVTAPSWGPIFGKIKATVTDIGGMMSHAAIVCREYGLPAVTGTGSGSTTIKTGQRLRVDGTKGTVQILDAEEAGEPAIAGPGAHSHSHV
- a CDS encoding HD domain-containing protein, which encodes MTKMRPSANHFGGDVSAGIEEEPDGVIALEPELARVWKLAAPLLAVRDNDAHTLYALGLARTLLHAHPEADAAVVLPAMMLHDVGWSRVPPEEVLAAIAPGGGRPDLVLLHEKEGARLAAGILEQVGWDAARVPQILEIIDGHDSRKEALSIEDAIVKDSDKTWRLSPHGIDTVMEWFGLERGQALRLCSQRVHGHLFTEEAATIARALSALESVTQWPERQDLLAGS